In one Plasmodium falciparum 3D7 genome assembly, chromosome: 14 genomic region, the following are encoded:
- a CDS encoding AP2 domain transcription factor AP2-O5, putative: MINYKDNKNSIEDNKENDSHLVKNTSYEKASEIVESDMYESNEDSNTKNKGVWYNARTKCWLACVKGSGRHLRVFSVKKYGYKKAKMLAIECKNSVFYNEQNEENNNDIHMKSNTSNNNNNNNMNSSSNSSTGNDNGYKLNNKKGNSEYNYNNMKEMNNKTNVNNYDDDIKDIDYKKRRNKLNEENEEVDIYNGRKNTDNGNINSSKNNAVILKKEKLKTNGNIINDITNTGRRYNTRRGSTLSSHEINKNERNNKNENNNIYDRYNYKNYAYNDQTKSNNNNNNDNNNNNNNNEDDNVHNEKIAIAHKNNHVQNNNFYNNNNNNNNNNNNNNNNNNVLNTIHNNVYNNLYHNDPNYDDRDNDVNQDHYNEHNNNNNNNYFYNTYDNHTYNTRNTTNISNYNNYENKKMNSKTLLQGQNKNISTTYGAPNKRYIEHLEDVCEYDNGNKKKKRKEQYAYLIRNDDESSNMNNNNNMKNFNNTNINAYQQNNYNNNYCTNYTTSYQRNVHSSNYNNTGYNNNNNNNNFNNNNNFNNNNNFNNNNNFNNNNNFNNNLAFLNSHCILTDKDFQIDSPDQTFDDYYYMKAHGYDDSEYSTRGKNKYNENEYNFIFSNEYYSDSCQPNIDEYKTNFIDLTREALSLILQDLKNNVIPKIPVGIEKRERYKNSLRLCLKSARNTQHMNELEPYLELFSECIKNSKLPSHMSLKDQLFYLDKL, translated from the exons atgataaattataaagataataaaaatagtatCGAAGATAATAAAG aaaaTGATTCTCATTTAGTTAAAAATACAAGTTATGAGAAAGCTTCTGAAATAGTAGAATCTGATATGTACGAATCAAATGAGGATagtaatacaaaaaataaaggagTGTGGTATAATGCTAGAACGAAATGTTGGTTAGCATGTGTAAAGGGAAGTGGTAGACATCTTCGCGTATTTTCTGTTAAGAAGTATGGATACAAGAAAGCAAAAATGTTGGCTATTGAATGTAAGAATTCTGTATTTTACAATGAgcaaaatgaagaaaataataatgatatacacATGAAAAGTAATACaagcaataataataataataataatatgaatagtagtagtaatagtAGTACAGGTAATGATAATggatataaattaaataataaaaaaggtaATTCTgagtataattataataacatgaAGGAGATGAATAATAAGACTAATGtgaataattatgatgatgatataaaagatatagattacaagaaaagaagaaataaattaaatgaagaaaatgaagaagtagatatatataatggaagaaaaaatacagataatggaaatataaatagttcaaaaaataacgcagtaatattaaaaaaggaaaaattaaaaaccaatggtaatataataaatgatattaCAAATACAGGAAGAAGATATAACACAAGAAGAGGTAGTACTTTGTCATCTcatgaaattaataaaaacgagagaaataataaaaatgaaaataataatatatatgatagatataattataagaattatGCTTATAATGATCAAACCAAaagcaataataataataataatgataataataataataataataataatgaagatgataatGTACATAATGAAAAGATTGCTATagcacataaaaataatcatgttcaaaataataatttttataataataacaacaacaacaacaacaacaataataataataataataataataatgtacttaatactattcataataatgtgtataataatttataccATAATGATCCTAATTATGACGATCGTGATAATGATGTAAATCAAGATCATTataatgaacataataataataataataataattatttttataatacttaTGATAATCATACCTACAATACAAGAAATACTACCAATATATCTAATTATAACAATTatgagaataaaaaaatgaattctAAAACATTATTGCAgggacaaaataaaaatataagtacAACATATGGTGCTCCTAATAAGAGATATATAGAACATCTAGAAGATGTTTGTGAATATGATaatggaaataaaaaaaagaaaagaaaagaacaGTATGCATATCTTATAAGAAATGATGACGAAAGTAGTAAcatgaacaataataataatatgaaaaattttaataacacTAATATTAACGCATAccaacaaaataattataataataattattgtaCAAATTATACTACTAGTTATCAAAGAAATGTTCACAgtagtaattataataacacaggttataataataataataataataacaactttaataataataacaattttaataataataacaattttaataacaataacaattttaataataataacaattttaataaCAATTTGGCGTTTCTAAATAGTCACTGCATATTAACGGATAAAGATTTTCAAATCGATTCTCCCGATCAAACAtttgatgattattattatatgaaagcACATGGATATGATGATAGTGAATATTCCACaagaggaaaaaataaatataatgagaatgaatataattttattttttctaatgaATATTATTCAGATTCTTGTCAACCAAACATAgatgaatataaaacaaattttATCGATTTAACAAGAGAAGCTTTGTCTTTAATATTAcaagatttaaaaaataatgttattCCGAAAATTCCCGTAGGTATAGAAAAAAgagaaagatataaaaattctTTACGTCTATGCTTAAAAAGTGCTAGAAACACTCAACATATGAATGAATTAGAGCCATATCTTGAATTATTCAGTGAGTGTATAAAAAACAGTAAACTACCAAGTCATATGTCATTAAAGGACCAATTATTTTACTTGgacaaattataa
- a CDS encoding exosome complex exonuclease RRP6, which produces MEECSRKLEELLKKKGKGLTQVLSDVDNDKRNNDINSNNNYCMMKNLLNNVVDIVKLTNKITYNSLYNDDIDMLRNNNVDIKNLQTDLLKIVYDLLHHSSNEMKQKELVNIKKDDNCNFLKDNYHIISSTLEDIYFRIRHSVLFFHKDIQGLKDNHNKNDYNTKNDISCERNNNSVKTEHNNICETKFVEENKNNNILSHHIINKEKNDNIELIKKKTIKDEQKIYVNDEDVVIIKDDDIKKLCDNTKLCEHEIIDDNNNHCNDIPIEENKKRFNNADIKTKKDINKNNVKNYHNNNIKENKPYNNIMNAKMQKNIKQKKTDKKKKNKTDMEFFKEYSNKIQNMWLHLTNNYSKYFIPRIPFKYNKLVDLEYDLIEAMKWQEDNIKKKLILLNMQKNYENGELENINSNDIINKIFDNNNMLDSDINEYNNKSNDQNINDETFIEDDKYSEHSFVSSDISLSSFKDDVDKELFYKLLKKLNKEINKYCYKFNNLNHPYKYEIENIIKEYRNDNNNVTISNFLEINIELKKLGDINKKAYKIIDNKNDLINMINNIKLNYEEKKISIMIKVNYKRTYRGFTSIIMIGTNNMNYIIDVFNMFEDLYIINDITTDPNILKITYNAPNIINQLQKDFSIYFVNIFDIAICSNYLNFKNNLNYLIYKYFNTVLYYKNKILQNVLITRPIEPDMVDVIQNEFTFLYDLFDYIKIDIYFNYIFNTNKMHNSAEHTQIQDDTVDEIYDNQDEYHSKDEQIQTSKDEEDTKPFMNKQHIYVNFETLKFTDISEEEKKYGEQIIRKIFIESNLLCHHIVKLKDVCNIEKTKDHIKNIVNTSYNIHACDNLIYNILYWREELAKKLDEAPDSIINIHNIISILLNMSTTLSSLKNNIIPLSNIISENLETLLEIIIKSNIYEKEKQKKKEDLFYFNYINNQNNNIHDEENNINLYTHNKNNNLYTHNCVDSVILTNVHFDYISKQQNMLDKKNDTQNDTQNDTQNGTLENQETKEDHPNIYRKNSFLLEQTLFSDDEIDKSYMNNINYIQNLNFIKKNIYLKQKKCNPHPILIDSNKNNYVDNLNSNDNYNENIKKSSVVKKSIDKNIHNNNKKKDKHIYQSYNQQYNIKKTKGLYSKNILSEIDRK; this is translated from the coding sequence ATGGAAGAATGTAGTAGAAAGCTagaagaattattaaaaaaaaagggaaaaggATTAACGCAGGTTTTATCAGATgttgataatgataaaaggaacaatgatattaatagtaataataattattgtatGATGAAGAATTTGTTAAATAATGTTGTAGATATAGTAAAGCTAACGAATAAAATTACTTacaattctttatataatgatgacATAGATATgttaagaaataataatgtggatataaaaaatttacaaactgatttgttaaaaattgtttatgatttattacatcatagtagtaatgaaatgaaacaaaaagaattagtaaatataaaaaaggatgataattgtaattttttaaaagataattatcatataatatcatccacattagaagatatatatttcagAATTAGACACagtgttcttttttttcataaagaTATACAAGGATTAAaagataatcataataagaatgattataatacaaAGAATGATATATCATGTGAAAGAAACAATAATTCTGTAAAAAcagaacataataatatttgtgaAACCAAGTTTgtggaagaaaataaaaataataatatattaagccatcatataattaataaggAGAAAAACGATAATATTGaactaataaaaaaaaaaactataaaAGATGAACAAAAGATTTATGTAAATGATGAAGATGTAGTAATTATTAaagatgatgatataaaaaaattgtgtGATAATACAAAATTATGTGAACATGAAATaattgatgataataataatcattgtAATGATATCCCTATAGAAGAAAACAAGAAAAGGTTTAATAATGCggatataaaaacaaaaaaagatattaataaaaataatgtaaaaaattaccataataataatataaaagagaataaaccatataataatattatgaatgcAAAAATgcaaaaaaacataaaacaaaagaaaacagacaaaaaaaaaaaaaataaaacagacatggaattttttaaagaatattcaaataaaatacaaaacaTGTGGTTACATCTAACAAATAATTACTCTAAATATTTCATCCCTAGGATTccatttaaatataacaagTTAGTTGATTTAGAATACGATTTAATTGAGGCGATGAAGTGGCAAGAAGATAATATTAAGaagaaattaattttattgaatatgcaaaaaaattatgaaaatggGGAattggaaaatataaattcaaatgatattataaataaaatatttgataataataatatgttggATAGTGATAtcaatgaatataataataaatcgaatgatcaaaatataaatgatgaaacATTTATAGAGGATGATAAATATTCTGAGCATTCTTTTGTATCATCAGATATTTCCCTGTCCTCCTTTAAGGATGATGTTgataaagaattattttataaattattaaaaaaattaaataaagaaattaataaatattgttataaatTTAACAATTTAAATCatccatataaatatgaaatagaaaatattattaaagaatATAGAAATGATAACAACAATGTAACAATCTCAAATTTTTTAGAAATAAATAtcgaattaaaaaaattgggagacataaataaaaaagcatataaaattatagataataaaaacgatttaataaatatgataaataacataaaattaaattatgaagaaaaaaaaatttcaataatgataaaagtaaattataaaagaacATATCGAGGATTTACatctattattatgataggaacgaataatatgaattatataattgacgtttttaatatgtttgaagatttgtatataataaatgatataacaACAGAtcctaatatattaaaaattactTATAATGCtccaaatattataaatcaaTTACAAAAAGATTtctctatatattttgttaatatttttgatataGCTATATGTTCGAATTAtctaaattttaaaaataatctaaattatttaatatataaatatttcaataCAGtactatattataaaaataaaatacttcAAAATGTTTTAATTACACGACCAATAGAACCAGATATGGTTGATGTGATACAAAATGAATTTACCTTTTTATATGATCTTTttgattatattaaaatagatatatattttaattatatatttaatactaATAAAATGCACAACTCCGCGGAACATACACAAATACAAGATGATACAGTAGATGAAATTTATGACAATCAAGATGAATATCATTCAAAAGATGAACAAATACAAACTTCTaaagatgaagaagataCAAAACCTTTTATGAATAAGCAACATATTTATGTTAATTTTGAAACATTAAAATTTACTGATATAtcagaagaagaaaaaaaatatggagaacaaattataagaaaaatatttatagaaaGTAATCTTTTATGTCATCATATTGTTAAATTAAAAGATGTTTGTAATATTGAAAAGACAAAAGACCATATTAAGAATATTGTTAATACATCATATAATATCCATGCATgtgataatttaatatataatattttatattggaGAGAAGAACTAGCCAAAAAGTTAGATGAAGCACCTGAtagtataattaatattcataatataatatccaTTCTATTAAACATGTCTACTACATTATCaagtttaaaaaataatatcatacctttatcaaatattatatcagAAAATTTAGAGACACTactagaaataataataaaatcaaatatctatgaaaaagaaaaacaaaaaaaaaaagaagatctattttatttcaattatattaataatcaaaataataatattcatgatgaagaaaataatatcaatTTATATACccataacaaaaataataatttatatactcATAATTGTGTTGATTCTGTTATTCTTACAAATGTACATTTTGATTATATTTCAAAGCAGCAAAATATgcttgataaaaaaaatgatactCAGAATGATACTCAGAATGATACGCAAAATGGTACTTTAGAAAATCAAGAAACAAAAGAAGATCATCCCAatatttatagaaaaaattCTTTTCTCTTAGAACAAACTCTTTTTTCGGACGATGAAATTGACAAATCTTATATGAATAacattaattatatacaaaatctaaattttataaaaaaaaatatttatttaaaacaaaaaaaatgtaatccTCACCCAATATTAATTGATTCgaataaaaacaattatgTCGATAATTTGAACAgcaatgataattataatgaaaatataaaaaaaagctCAGTGGTTAAGAAAAgtattgataaaaatattcataataataataaaaagaaagataaacatatttatcaATCATACAAtcaacaatataatataaagaaaacaaaGGGTTTGTACagcaaaaatatattaagcgAAATAGAtcgaaaataa
- a CDS encoding serine/threonine protein kinase, putative, translated as MGSTISKRKNNTDKNVKDESVENKRQKKNEENDSNLEFIKKYKIINKIGDGNFSKVFCCRGENKKKCAMKLMCCPLKKTSHYNCFKRELFIMKTINNKHPYIVKILDYHEKIWKKYYIVKLILEYCEGGNLFEYIKINGSCTHSEARVIIIKLTKTIQYINSLKIMHRDIKPENILLRTKDNIKSVVLSDFGLAKITPSNQSVVKSRSVCGSDFYLAPEIIKNKEYGIKIDIWSLGVLIFFIITGKVPFTGKNANELYNNILKANIPELLSKEKSLNIQPGLKNLLENILVHDPDQRFSCADILNHRWIRGTLTSCEFKIFNSASYIKKLRLDKKKASYDEEAKDNQIKDKSFENEKDSFANKKKRYTFFLKKITN; from the exons atggggTCAACAATaagtaaaagaaaaaacaatacag ATAAAAATGTGAAGGACGAATCAGTTGAAAATAagagacaaaaaaaaaacgaggAAAATGATTCAAATTtagaatttattaaaaaatataaaataattaataaaattggaGA tggTAATTTTTCCAAAGTATTTTGTTGTCGAGgagagaataaaaaaaaatgtgcaATGAAG CTGATGTGCTGTCCACTCAAAAAAACATCTCATTATAATTGCTTTAAGAGAGagttatttattatgaaaacgataaataataaacatcCGTACATTGTAAAAATACTTGATTATCATGAGAAAATATGGAAAA aatattatattgtaaaaTTAATACTGGAATATTGTGAAGGAGGGAATTTATTtgagtatataaaaattaatggTAGTTGTACACACTCTGAAGCTagagtgataataataaaattaacaaaaacaattcaatatataaattcattGAAAATTATGCATAGAGATATTAAAccagaaaatattttacttcgaacaaaagataatataaaaagtgtAGTCCTTTCAGATTTCGGTCTAGCCAAAATAACTCCCTCAAATCAGTCTGTTGTTAAAAGTAGATCTGTTTGTGGTAGTGACTTTTATTTGGCACCCGaaattataaagaataaagaatatggaataaag aTCGATATATGGAGTTTGGgagttttaatattttttattataactgGAAAAGTACCCTTTACTGGAAAAAATGctaatgaattatataacaaCATACTTAAAGCAAATATACCTGAact ATTATCAAAAGAGAAATCTTTAAATATTCAACCTggattaaaaaatttattagaaaatattttGGTCCATGATCCGGATCAAAGATTTAGt TGTGCTGACATTTTAAATCATAGATGGATAAGAGGAACTCTTACAAGCTgtgaatttaaaatatttaattccgcatcatatataaa aaaaCTAAGATTGGACAAGAAAAAAGCTAGTTATGATGAAGAAGCTAAGGATAACCAAATAAAAGATAAGTCttttgaaaatgaaaaagattcATTtgctaataaaaaaaaaagatatactttctttttgaaaaaaataacgaATTAA
- a CDS encoding signal recognition particle subunit SRP54: MVLTELGTQITNAFRKLQTSTLADDVVIEECLKEIIRALILSDINVSYLKDIKSNIKNNIEKNIDIYGNNKKKLVQKYVVEELIKLLEGKKEGYNPVKGKRNVILFVGLQGSGKTTTCTKYAHYYQKKGFKTALVCADTFRAGAFDQLKQNAAKVKIPFYGSYSEVDPVKIATDGVNAFLKDKYDLIIVDSSGRHKQENELFEEMIQVENSIQPEEIIFVIDSHIGQSCHDQAMAFKNSVSLGSIIITKIDGHAKGGGALSAVAATGCPITFIGTGEHVNDFEKFEAKSFVSRLLGLGDISGLVSTIKEVIDIDKQPELMNRLSKGKFVLRDMYDQFQNVFKMGSLSKVMSMIPGFGNNLISKGTEKEGIDKIKKFMVIMDSMTNEELDCIKPLNDSRCLRIVKGSGTRLQDIKELLEQFKFLQKMVVKMGKLGLRENNISNLMRNQKQFMSKMNNIMDPNMLKQLGGANNMVNILKEFTKMDDLGVSMANMMKQMGLKK, from the coding sequence atggtgTTAACAGAACTAGGTACGCAAATTACGAACGCTTTTCGAAAACTTCAAACATCGACGTTAGCAGACGATGTTGTAATAGAAGAAtgtttaaaagaaataataaggGCCTTAATATTATCTGATATAAATGTTAGttatttaaaagatattaagagtaatataaagaataatatagaaaagaatatagatatatatggAAACAATAAAAAGAAGCTAGTACAAAAATATGTGGTAgaagaattaataaaattattagaaggaaaaaaagagGGTTACAACCCGGTGAAAGGTAAAagaaatgttatattatttgtaggACTACAAGGAAGTGGGAAGACAACAACTTGTACAAAATATGCACATTATTATCAAAAGAAAGGTTTTAAGACTGCTTTAGTATGTGCTGATACATTCAGAGCAGGTGCATTCGATcaattaaaacaaaatgcAGCCAAAGTAAAAATTCCCTTTTATGGTAGTTATTCAGAAGTAGATCCCGTAAAAATAGCTACTGATGGTGTAAATgcttttttaaaagataaatatgattTAATAATTGTAGATAGTTCGGGGAGACATAAAcaagaaaatgaattatttgaaGAAATGATACAAGTAGAAAATTCTATACAACCAGAagaaattatttttgttattgaTAGCCATATTGGCCAAAGTTGTCATGATCAAGCTATGGCATTTAAAAATTCTGTATCCTTAGGAAgtataattataacaaagATAGATGGGCATGCTAAAGGTGGTGGAGCTTTATCTGCCGTAGCTGCTACCGGATGTCCTATAACATTTATAGGAACAGGGGAACATGTTAATGATTTTGAAAAATTCGAAGCAAAATCTTTTGTATCTAGATTATTAGGCTTAGGAGATATTAGTGGACTTGTATCTACTATTAAAGAAGTTATAGATATAGATAAACAACCTGAATTAATGAATAGATTATCTAAAGGAAAATTTGTTTTGAGAGATATGTACGATCAATTTCAAAATGTATTTAAAATGGGTAGTCTTAGTAAAGTTATGTCTATGATACCAGGTTTtggtaataatttaattagtAAAGGTACGGAAAAAGAAGGAATcgataaaataaagaaatttatGGTAATTATGGATTCTATGACAAATGAAGAATTAGATTGTATTAAACCACTTAATGATAGTAGATGCTTAAGAATTGTAAAGGGGTCCGGTACTCGCCTTCAAGATATTAAAGAACTTTTAGAACAATTCAAATTCTTACAAAAAATGGTTGTAAAAATGGGAAAATTAGGATTAAGAGAAAATAACATAAGTAATTTAATGAGAAACCAAAAACAATTCATGAgcaaaatgaataatataatggaTCCAAATATGTTAAAACAATTAGGAGGAGCTAATAATATGGTCaacattttaaaagaatttaCAAAAATGGATGACTTGGGGGTATCAATGGCTAACATGATGAAGCAAATGGgtcttaaaaaataa
- a CDS encoding NADPH--cytochrome P450 reductase, putative translates to MRERILLLYGSEYGTSYDCCRNIYYELYTSFDIDFFSLNEINIISLYKYDNIVIIVSTTGYGCCPHNMSQFWLALHNNNLIFYDNMKFHLFGLGDSSYDNYNQVAKKLKKKLKSLNANIVNYSLGNYQHPSMHFSNFNIWKNNLYTFLKKNYYNFDINTDAPLLYDVIICEDNKNENHVNSENFNKKKKNIYDKTHKEDNTNIINNNNNNNMNNMNNMNKMKNTSFLLKNVETFNIDDHFCKLLNYNKFVVTKNERCTNINYERDVRYMNLITTDECSNICGLIKVHPFLDINKTKELLKLLKINYNDYIVIIPNKNLNNKESIYLPINKKIKVLDLFIYFLDLNKIVTPFFFTYLTTRTCSEIHRNKFYKIADTINISDYFSYVYQDKRSYFDIMFDFYNYINIDINFLINTLPNIQDRSYSILNIFTTYTNIDNYNFFNIYNLYVSQKFLNMLHFLKTNIISNHLLDIQNVNSVQKLQSHVPHSYGNHISNGCSENTGLTYSKILGNVYKKILKRIKGETQNKDNTNKYTYMYKQNIIELLVCLYKIEINKNKTLKGLCSDYLINLNPGSFVYSKIENSMLALNKNIFNLDYTILYISVGAAFSSLIQVLRHRHYLYSTKYLESNHDKNKNVKQNEHDYKNTKIKEKKDLLFLGFRQKSQDFYFKDEMKSYLYFSYIFLAFSQDVEDKFVYYNKLNCNDSSRKWVEDNIISNNNNVNDNNDNNNNNVNDNNVNDNNVNRNNHSNNHCNNNDCSYNIYNENHFEEHEQNYFKMSYEQMINTLQKKKKIYVTDIILMLQNTIYDLLKEKNTIILIAGKSRPFSQNLIKTFADIIKNKEPNKNMEEINLFIKKKIDDFSIILESWY, encoded by the coding sequence ATGCGAGAACGCATTTTACTATTATACGGATCCGAATATGGAACCTCATATGATTGTTGTCGAAATATTTATTACGAATTGTACACAAGTTTCGATAtagattttttttcattgaacgaaataaatattattagtctttataaatatgataatatcgTTATTATTGTTAGTACTACCGGATATGGTTGTTGTCCTCATAACATGTCACAATTTTGGCTAGCtctacataataataatttaattttttatgataatatgaaatttcatttatttggATTAGGAGATAGTtcatatgataattataatcaaGTAGctaagaaattaaaaaaaaaattaaaatcatTAAATGCAAATATTGTAAATTATAGTCTAGGAAATTATCAGCATCCATCTATgcatttttctaattttaatatatggaaaaataatttatatacctTCTTAAAAAAGAACTATTATAATTTCGATATAAACACAGACGCTCCCTTATTATATGATGTAATAATTTGTGAGGATAATAAGAATGAAAATCATGTGAACAgtgaaaattttaataagaaaaagaagaatatttatgataaaacACATAAGGaagataatacaaatattattaataataataataataataatatgaataatatgaataatatgaataaaatgaaaaatacaaGTTTTCTTCTTAAAAATGTTGAAACTTTTAATATTGATGACCatttttgtaaattattaaattataacaaatttgtagttacaaaaaatgaaagatgtacaaatataaattatgaaagAGATGTAAGatatatgaatttaataACAACAGATGAATGTTCCAATATATGTGGCTTGATTAAAGTCCATCCTTTTttggatataaataaaaccaaagaattattaaaattattaaaaattaattacaatgattatattgtaataattccaaataaaaatttaaataataaagaaagtaTCTATTTaccaataaataaaaaaataaaagtattagatttatttatatatttcttagaTCTAAATAAAATTGTTACACCTTTCTTTTTTACTTATTTAACTACGAGAACGTGTAGTGAAATTCATCGTaacaaattttataaaatagcagatactattaatatatctgattatttttcttatgtaTATCAAGATAAAAGGTCATACTTTGATATCATGTTcgatttttataattatattaatatagatATTAATTTCTTAATTAATACATTACCAAATATACAGGACAGAAGTTATtccatattaaatatatttactacatatacaaatatagataattataatttttttaatatatataatttatatgttagtcaaaaatttttaaacatgttacattttttaaagacCAACATTATTTCAAATCATTTATTAGATATACAAAATGTAAATTCTGTACAAAAGTTACAAAGTCATGTTCCTCATTCGTATGGTAATCATATATCAAATGGTTGTTCAGAAAACACCGGATTAACCTATTCAAAAATTTTGggtaatgtatataaaaaaattttaaaaagaattaaaggCGAAACACAAAATAAGGATAATACaaacaaatatacatatatgtataaacaaaatataatagaattattagtatgtttatataaaatagaaataaataaaaataaaacattaaaaGGATTATGCTCagattatttaattaatttaaatcCAGGATCTTTTGTATATTCCAAAATCGAAAATAGTATGCTAGctctaaataaaaatatatttaatttagattacacaattttatatatatctgtaGGGGCTGCTTTTAGTAGTCTTATACAAGTACTAAGACATcgacattatttatattcgaCAAAATATTTAGAAAGTAACcatgataaaaataagaatgtaaaacaaaatgagcatgattataaaaatacaaaaataaaagaaaaaaaagatttgCTCTTTCTTGGATTTAGGCAAAAATCCCaagatttttattttaaagatGAGATGAAaagttatttatattttagttATATTTTCTTGGCGTTCTCACAAGATGTTGAAGATAAGtttgtttattataataagttAAACTGTAATGATAGTTCAAGGAAATGGGTCgaagataatataataagtaataataataatgttaatgataataatgataataataataataatgttaatgataataatgttaatgataataatgttaatCGTAATAATCATAGTAATAAccattgtaataataatgactgttcttataatatttataatgaaaaCCATTTCGAGGAACAtgaacaaaattattttaaaatgtcGTACGAACAAATGATTAATacattacaaaaaaaaaaaaaaatttatgtgactgatattattttaatgttacaaaatactatatatgatttattaaaagaaaaaaacacaaTCATACTTATAGCAGGGAAATCAAGACCATTTTCtcaaaatttaattaaaacatttgcagatattataaaaaataaagaaccGAATAAAAACATGGAAGAGattaatttgtttattaaaaaaaaaattgatgatTTCTCTATTATACTAGAATCTTGGtattaa